DNA sequence from the Hoylesella buccalis ATCC 35310 genome:
AGATAAAGAAGGTATATAATAAGGTGATTAACGAAGCGATGATGCTAATCACGACACTGGCCGTTTGTCCAAGCAAGGTAAATACCTTGGGCATCCCCGTTTTAAGAATGTCGCTGAAATCCTTGCTCTTCATGAAGCTTTCTATTTCAGTGCGGTTTTTGGTAATCCACTGCGAGATGTAAGAGCCTAAGTCGCTACTGTGTGTGCTTTGATTAATCCAGTTGTTAAGGATGTCGTTGAGCTTGCCAAACTGTTCTATCATCGGTGGAATGATGGCATATACCAGTCCGCCAATCACCACAACCACGGCCAACATGGTGATGATAATAGCAATGGCGCGAACTTTGACATGCATTTTATACTGTACAAACTTTACCAGTGGGTAGAGCAAGTAGGCAAAGAGCCAGGCCACAAAGAACGGTAGAAGCACACCACTCAGGTAGTTGACAAGGTATAATACGAAGAATATCAATAGCAGGACGGAGGCTATTCGTATAAATTTGTCAAAGGTGATTTCTTGTCTTTTCATATTTTCGTAGATTGATGTATCCTATTTGAGCTTTTCTTCCTGTTGGGGAGCCACCGAAACGGATTGTTCTTCGAGCAAAGTCTTTTGATAACATTCCCGACAAAGGGGTTCGTAGGTGAGCTTTTCGCCCAGCAAAACGCGCTTATCGTTCTGCACCAAGCGGTGGCTGATGTAAGCCAAAGCGCCGCATTTCACGCAGATGGCATGCACTTTGGTCACCTCATCAGCGATGGCACACAAGCCAGGAATGGGTCCGAAAGGCCGTCCTTGGAAATCCATGTCAAGTCCTGCGATGATCACGCGCACCCCTTTGTTGGCCAATTCGTTGCACACCTTGACGAGTCCATCATCGAAGAATTGGGCTTCATCGATACCCACGACATCCGCATCGGAAGACAATAACAAAATGCTTGACGATGAATCAACGGGAGTAGACTGAATGGCATGCTGGTCATGGCTCACCACATTCTCCTCGGAATAGCGGGTGTCTATGGCGGGCTTGAATATCTCAACGCGCTGTTTGGCAAAGCTAGCCCGTCGCATGCGCCTAATCAGCTCTTCTGTCTTGCCCGAAAACATAGAGCCACATATCACTTCTATTCTTCCTGGGCGATGTGATTCGCCTGTCAAATATTCCATCATGTTGCTGCAAAAATACGAAGAGGAATTAAAAATTGCAAAGAAATTGTCTGTTTTTTTGTTCGTCTTGATTATTTAACTATATTTGCGTTCTATATGGGAATATTGTACATCGTGCCCACCCCAGTGGGGAATATGGAAGATATGACGATGCGAGCCATTCGCATTCTCAAGGAGGTGGACCTGGTGTTGGCAGAAGATACCAGGACATCGGGCAAGTTGTTGAAGCATTATGACATACAAAATCACTTGCTATCGCACCATAAGTTCAACGAACATGGCACTTCCGCGGGCATTGTAGAACGATTGAAAGCAGGCCAGAGCATAGCGCTCATCAGCGATGCGGGTACACCTGGCATCAGCGACCCGGGGTTCTTTCTGGCGCGCGAGGCTGCAAAAGCAGGCATAACGGTACAAACACTGCCTGGAGCCACCGCTTGCATTCCGGCGATTGTTTCATCCGGTTTGCCCTGTGACCGCTTCTGTTTCGAAGGCTTCTTGCCGCAGAAAAAAGGTCGACAAACACAGTTGGAGGCGCTCAAAGAAGAGCGTAGAACGATGGTTTTCTACGAGTCGCCCTATCGTTTGCTGAAAACATTACAGCAATTTGCCGATGTATTTGGCCCCGATCGCCCCGTGAGCGTGGCTCGTGAGATATCCAAACTGCACGAAGAGCATGTTCGAGGCACACTTGATGAGGTGATACAACATTTTAAAGAAGTTCCACCGCGAGGCGAAATCGTCATTGTGGTGGGTGGAGATAACAAGAATAAGAAACTTAAAACAGAACGAATATGAAAAAGATTTTAAGCCTGGCCACCATTGCCATCTTTACTTTCGCATGCTTTGGATGTCAGAACAACAAGAAAAACAGCGATTTGGAACAGGCGGCTCAAGCCGATTCTTTGCAGCAAGTCATCAGTCAGAAAGACAACGAAATCAATGACATGATGGGTACGCTCAATGAAATCCAAGAGGGATTCAAGGAAATTAATGCGGCAGAAAACAGGGTTACCATCGCCAAAGAAGGTGAGGGCGCCAACAAAGGGCAGCAGATTCGTGAGGACATTCAGTTCATCGCCTCTACCATGAAGCGTAACCGCGAACTGATTGCCAAGCTCCGCAACCAACTGAAGCAAAGCTCCGTGAAGGGAGATGGTTTGAAAAAAGCATTGGACAGCCTCACCGCTCAGTTGGAAGAGAAAGACAAGCAGCTTCAGGAATTGCGTGCCGAACTGGATGCAAAGGATATCCATATCTCCGAGTTGGATGAAACAATCAACAACCTGAACACCAATGTCAACAATTTGGCAACCGAGAGTTCGCAGAAATCACAGGTAATCAACAGCCAGGATAAGCAGCTTAACACCGCTTGGTTTGTGTTTGGTACACGAAAAGAGCTGAAAGAACAGCGAATCATCGAGGGTGATAAGGTGTTGCAGGCCAACTTCAACAAGGATTATTTCACCAAGATTGACATCCGCGTGAACAAAGAAATCAAGTTGTACTCCAAGTCGGCTAAGGTTCTCACCATGCACCCATCCAGCAGTTATCTGTTGCAGCGTGATGCCAACAAGCAGTATGTGCTTCGAATCACTAATCCAGAAATCTTCTGGAGTACCAGTAAGTACCTCGTTATTTTGGTGAGATAAGGCTGTCGAGAAACACACGCTTTCCCAGAAATAACGTACATGCGTCTGCCGGGAAGCAATAACTATACACCTCAATCCTCTTGCTCGGAACAGTCTGAGTAGGAGGATTTTTTATTGATGCCAACCGCTTCAACCACCCTATTGAAACCGCTCATTCTCCTTGTTGAAACGACTTTGAGACAGCTCAGCCTTGCAATGCCTTATCGTTTTGCTTTGAAAAACTGTTGCATCAGCTGCTTGCATTCCTCTTCCAGCACGCCACCCGTGACCGTTGCCTTGGTATGCAACACGTTTGGCGCGTACCGCTGATAGCCCCGTTTCTCATCGCCGGCCCCATACACGATGCGCGATACCTGCGCCCACCCCATGGCACCAGCGCACATCGGACAAGGCTCAACGGTGACGTAGAGAGTGCATTGGGGCAGATATTTGCCGCCAAGTTGAGCCGCTGCGGCCGTGATGGCCAGCATCTCTGCATGCGCCGTGACGTCGTTCAGGGTTTCTGTCTGGTTGTGTGCGCGTGCAATGATGCGTCCTTGGCACACAACGACAGCACCAATGGGTACTTCTCCTTCATCGTAGGCGGTATGAGCCTCTGCCAGTGCCTTTTGCATAAACTGTTCGTCTTGTTTGCGTTGTTCGTCGTCGGTCATGGTCGTGTCTGTTTGTGTGCTTGCAAATTTACAACATTCTTTTTGATGTGTGGAAGAAAAACCGTATTTTTGCAACACATCATCAGGGAGCATCAGGACATGGCTACACACAACAAATTTGGGAAATGGGGCGAAGATACAGCCGTCGATTACCTGCACAAGCAGGGATATACCATCCGCGAGCGTGGCTGGCGGCATGGTAAGTTCGAGATTGATATCATCGCGTTGTCGCCCGATGGCATTACCTGTGTGTTTGTTGAGGTGAAAACACGTCGGTCAGACGAGGTCGCCTTGCCCTCCGATGCCGTTGATGAGAAGAAGATGAGGAATCTCGGTATCGCGGCCGATGTTTATGTAAAGATGTTTGACATACAAGAGGAGCTGCGCTTTGATGTCATTTCCATCCTGGGATCGACAGCCGAGAACATGCAGATAGAGCACTTCGAAGATGCCTTCAACCCTGTATTGTTATAACCAAAAATGCGTATCAAACTGGTCAAACTCAATGAGGTAGACTCTACCAATGTGTACCTTTGCGAACACGCTGATTGTTTCAACGAAGAGATGGTGGTCGTTCAGGCCGATTATCAGACGAGCGGTAAGGGACAAGGACAGAATGGTTGGGAAAGTCAGGCAGGGAAAAATTTGCTGTATTCCCTGCTGGTTCATCCCCAAAAGCTGCCTGTAAAAATTCAATTCTTTTTGTCTATGGCTGGTGCTTTGTCCATTAAAGCCGTATTAGACGAATATGTTGACAATATTACCCTTAAATGGCCGAATGACATCTACTGGAAAGACAGCAAACTGAGTGGCACGCTCATCGAGTTAAGCGTACACTCACAGGTCATTCAACGCTGTATCTATGGAGTGGGGCTCAACGTCAATCAGGCGGTCTTTGAGAGCGATGCGCCCAATCCAGTGTCCTTAGCGCAGATTGTGGGACATGAGTTGGACCGCGACAAGCTGCTTCATCAACTTATCAACGCATTCGAGCAATATTACAATTGCTTGGAAGAAGGAGCGTTCGACGAAATCTCCAACCAGTATCATGCCGCGCTGTATCGGCGGGAGGGCGTGCATCCTTATCGCGACCGTGAAGGCTGTTTCCAGGCTTCCATCGTGACGGTGGAACCCGATGGCCGACTGGTGTTGAAAGATACCGATGGGTGCATGAGAGGTTACTATCTTAAAGAGGTGGAATTTATTACATAAAATAGGCTGCGCCTTAACAAAGTAAACAAGTTTCCTTTGTATTCGGCTTGCGCTATTTTTAAAAACAGAATCAATCAAACGAACATTTATAAGCAATATGGTAAAGTTTAAACGTATACTCTTGAAGTTGAGTGGAGAAAGCCTGATGGGCAGTCAGAGCTATGGAATCGACCCCAATCGGCTCGCCGACTATGCCCAACAAATTAAGGAAGTGCACGACATGGGCGTGCAGGTAAGCATCGTCATCGGTGGCGGAAACATATTCAGAGGACTGAGCGGGTCGCAGAAAGGCTTTGACCGCGTAAAGGGTGACCAGATGGGTATGTGCGCTACAGTGATCAACTCCTTGGCATTGAGTTCCGCATTAGGTGCGATTGGCGTTAAAAACAAGGTGATGACAGCCATTCGCATGGAACCTATTGGCGAGTATTACAACAAATGGAAGGCCATTGAGGCGATGGAAAACGGACTGGTTTGCATCTTTTCGTGTGGAACGGGTTCACCCTATTTCACCACAGACACGGGCAGTTCGCTGCGTGGCATCGAGATTGAAGCCGACGTCATGCTCAAAGGTACGCGCGTTGACGGCGTGTACACAGCCGACCCGGAGAAAGATCCCACGGCTACGAAGTTTGACGACATCACCTTTGACGAGGTGTATAACCGCCATCTGAAGGTGATGGATCTCACCGCTACGGCCATGTGCAAGGAAAACAACCTCCCGGTCTATGTGTTCAACATGGATGTGGTTGGCAACCTGAAGAAGGTACTGGAAGGCGAACCCATAGGCACTTTGGTCCACAATTAGGCTGATGTAAAATAAGGTTCTTCCGTTAAATGCCATTCGCTTGTCATGCAGAACGTATCGCTTTCATCGGAAGAACCACCGCTATGGCATGAAGCCCACGGCTGCTTCCGCTATATGTTTTAGTTCATGGCAGTCTAAATCAGCAAGAACAAGAATGCCATGATCGAAGGGAGGAAAAAAAGGAAAGTTCTCCCCCACTCTCCCTCTCCAAACAAACTCATTGCATTAAGCCCCTTAAAGCATGCAGATTGGCGTGCAATCTACATGCTTTAAGGGGCTTAACTCTATGCTTTTGTTTCAACATCCGGAACAAGTAGGAAAGTCAAGCGTTACACGTTAGCTTATCCTACTCGCTCTCTGATATTGACAGCTGTTACATACGCTCTTTCAACAAGGCAGGAATTTCGCAGGTTTCGCGAGCCACTGGCACGCCTGCGGCTTCAAAAGCGGCTATCTTCTCGGCAGCCGTTCCCGAACCACTGGAAATAATGGCACCCGCATGTCCCATTTGTTTGCCCTTCGGAGCCTCACGTCCAGAAATGAAAGCCACCACGGGTTTGGTCACATGCTGTTTGATATAGTCGGCTGCACGCTCTTCTGCGTCGCCACCAATCTCACCAATAAGGGCGATACTGTCGGTCTCTGGGTCGTTTTGGAACATCTCCAACAAGTCTTGGAAATACAAACCCACGATGGGATCGCCACCTACACCCACTGCGGTAGACTGTCCAAAGCCAGCAGCAGTGAGGTCGGCAACCACCTGATAGGTCAATGTTCCACTACGACTAATCACACCCGTGTGCCCCTTCTTAAAGATATTGGTTGGCATAATGCCCACCATACTCTGTTCAGGAGAAATCAATCCCGGGCAGTTAGGACCTATCAACTTGGCTCCTTTGTCGGAGATGTAACGATAAGCCTCAACAACATCCAACGTTGGCACGCCCTCTGTAATACAAATAATCAACTGAATGCCGGCATCGGCAGCCTCGAGCATGGCGTCTTTGGCAAAAGCTGCTGGCACAAAAATCACCGAAGTGTTCGCACCCGTAGCCTTGACTGCATCTTTTACCGTATTAAAAACAGGAATCCCTGCAACCTCTTGTCCAGCCTTGCCAGGCGAAGTTCCGCCTACCACATTGGTTCCGTACTCCTTCATTTTCGTGGCATGAAAACTGCCATCGCGTCCAGTAATTCCTTGGACAATTAACTTTGTATCGTGATTAATTAATATACTCATCGCTTTATAGATTTAACATGGTTAGATATCTTATTTGTTCATGCACTGTTGAGCCAGCTCTACGGCTTTTTTACCAGCCTCGCTCATGGTCTTAGCCACATGGAACTTGGTTCCTTTCAACAACTCGCGACCCTCCGCTTCATTGGTACCAGTGAGTCGGATAACGATTGGCATGTCGGTATCGAGCATCTTAAACGCTTCTATTAGTCCCTTTGCCACATCGTCGCAACGTGTAATACCGCCAAAGATATTGATGAGAACCACCCGTACATGACTGTCACTGAGCAACAGTTTCATCGCCTCGACAATCTTCGTAGGATTAGAACTACCGCCAATATCCAAGAAATTGGCAGGGTTACCGCCATACAGCTTAATCATATCCATGGTTGCCATGGCCAGTCCGGCACCGTTCACCATGCATCCAATCTCACCACCAAGGTTGACATAACTAAATCCTTTGTCTTTGGCATCCTGCTCCTTGCGCTCTTCTGCCGTAGGCTCAAAGAGTTCGAAAACATCAGGATGACGATACAAGGCATTGTTATCGAAAGTCATCTTGGCATCAATCGCCTTCACCTCCCCACTCTTGGTCACTACTAATGGATTGATTTCTGCCAACGAAGCATCTTTCTCTTTGAAGAGACGGTACAGATTTTGGAAAACTGGAACGGCCTGCTTCACTAACGCTTTGTCATCGAAAAGACAAAAAGCAGCTTCTCTTGCCAAGTAATCGGGCATGCCAATGAGCGGATCAATAGGTATCTTGTGGATTTTTTCGGGTGTATTTTTAGCAACTGACTCGATGTCCATACCACCCTCACGACTTAACATCAGAATGGCAGACTTTACTTTTCGGTCGATGACAATACTTACATAATACTCTGACGCGATATCAATAGCTTCGCCAACCAAGATACGATCGACGGTAAAGCCTTTGATATCCATACCTAAAATTTGAGAAGCATATTCTTTCAGTTGTTCTTCTCCTTTAGCAACCTTCACGCCGCCAGCCTTTCCACGGCCACCTGTATGCACTTGTGCCTTTACAACTGCACGCTCTGATCCTAAGGATTGGTAAGCTGATACGGCCTCATCGACCGTCCGACACAATACACTCTTGTCAACTGGCAAATGGTACTGTGCAAACAAGGCTTTCGCCTGATATTCATGAACCTTCATGGCAATTTGTTTTGTTAGTAAATAGTTTTGTTAACCTTGCAAATATAATGCTTTTTTTGTGTACGATGACAAAAAAGGATAAAAATCACAACTCGAAATGTTAACGATTTAAAATGACGGGGACATTGGCTGTGACAAAATCGTAGGCGGTGGTAAATTTTCCGCCCAAAATTAAACTTTATTGCTTTTTGAACATCACATATAATAAGGTATCTCGACCCTGGAAACCACAACAGGGTCGATGAAAAAGGTAAACGAAACTAAACAGATGAAGCGAATACTCCTCACCATGCTGGCATTGATGATGATATCAATGGCCGCATGGACACAAGAACGACAGATTACAGGAACCCTTGTAGACAAAGAGACAAACGAGCCGATGACGCATGCCACGGTACAGTTGTTGAAAACAGACAGCACGTTTGTCACCGGAGCCGTATCTGACAAGCATGGCGCCTACACGTTAAAGGCTCCCGCCAACGGCAGGTACCTGCTCAAGCTGTCGAGCATTGGCTACATCACCAGCTTCCAGAACATCCACATAACAAAGAACGAGTCTGTGAAGGTGGGACAAACGGCCATGCGCCCCGACGCCGTGATGCTGAAAGAGGCGCAGGTCACAGGCCAGGCCATGAAGGTAGTGGTGAAGAAAGACACCTTCATCTACAACGCTGCGGCCTACCGCACGCCGGAAGGGTCGGTAGCCGAAGAACTGGTGAGGCGCATTCCGGGCGCACAGGTAGACGACGATGGGAAGATTACCATCAATGGCAAGGAGGTGAAAAAGATTAAGGTGGACGGCAAGGAGTTTATGGTTGGCGACACCAAAACGGCCATGAAGAACCTGCCCACCAATGCGATAGAAAAGATAAGGGCGTACGATGAAAAGAGCGATCTGACGCGCGTGACGGGCATTGATGATGGCAACGAGGAGACGGTGCTTGACTTTGGTTTGAAACGCGGCATGAACAAAGGGATGATTAGCAACGTCGACCTGGCCGTGGGAACCAAAGACCGCTATGCTGAACGCCTCATGACGGCTTATTTCAAAGACGGTCTGCGCATCATGACCTTCGGCAATGCCAACAACACCAACGACATGGGATTTGGGCGAAGGGGTGGCTTTAGAAGAGGAAGAAACGGACTGAACGCCAACAAAATGGTGGGGCTGAACCTGAACTACGAAAAGAAAGACACGCTGAAAATAGACGGGAGCGTGCGCTGGAACCACTCGGACAGTGACATCGGCACAAAAAGATCGACAGAAAATTTCGTCAGTCGCGTGGGTTCGTTCTCCAACAGCGTCAACCAGCAATATGGACGAAACAACCGATGGAACGCCAACATGCGAGTGGAATGGACACCCGATACGCTGACCAACATCATGTTTCGCCCCAGTTTGAGTTATTCTACCAACGATGGGCGCAGCTGGAATCAGTCGGCATCGTATAACGAAGACCCGTTTCTACATGCTACCGACCCATTGGCAGCCGAATCGTTGGCCCAGATGGCGGCCGACAGTGTGGTGGTGAATAGGCGCGATCACAATGGCATCAGCTACGGTGAGAACAAGCGTTTCGGCGGGATGCTGCAACTGAACAGACGACTGGGAAACAAAGGTCGCAACGTCACCTTGAGGGCCGACGCCAACTATAACGAGAGCGAAAACAACAACCTCACGATGAGCAACGTGCATTTATATAAGGTGAAAAATGCGCTGGGCAACGACTCGACCTATCAAACCAACCGCTACAATCTCACACCGTCTAAGAATTGGAACTACAGCGTGCAGGCTACTTACAGCGAACCCCTGTGGAAGGCCACGTTTTTGCAACTGAGTTACAAGTTCAACTACAGCTACAGCAAAAGCGACCGTTCTACCTACGACTTCAGCAACCTGGGCGAGGACTTCTTCGCCGGCCTCAGTCCTGTGTACCGCAACTGGAACAGTTATTTGAGTAGATTGGAACATCCATACGAAACGTATCTGGACGAAGAGCTGAGTAGGTTCTCGCAATACCAAAATTATACGCACGAGGTGAACCTGGGCTTTCGGATGATTCGCACCAAGTACGATTTCAACGTGGGACTGATGGTACAGCCACAGAAGTCGAAATTCATCCAACGTTATCAAGGAGTGGATGCCGACACAACCCGCACCGTGACCAACATGACCCCCACCTTGGACTTTCGTTACCGCTTCTCGGACGTGAGCAACCTGCGCATCAACTACCGAGGCTACACCTCGCAACCGGGTATCGCAGAACTGTTGGACATTTATGACGACAGCGACCCACTGAATATCTCCAGGGGAAACCCGGGACTGAAACCATCGTTCACCAACAGCTTCCGCCTGTTTTACAACAATTACATCAAAAGCCATCAGCAAGGCATCATGGGCTTTCTGCACTATGGCAACACGCGCAACAGCATCAGCCAAAAGGTGACCTACGATGAGAAAACGGGTGGAAGAACAACGCGGCCTGAAAACATCAACGGCAACTGGAATGTCAATGGCGGACTGATGTACAACTGCTCGATTGACACTGCGGGGGTGTGGAACATCAACACGTGGACCTCTCTGGGATACAACAACCGTGTGGGGTACATCAGCCTCAACCGCAACGCCGACTCGCAGAAGAACACCACACGGTCGCTATCGGTTAACGAGCGTCTGGGGATGAGCTTCCGCAACGAATGGCTGGAAGTAGAGCTGAATGGATCGGTGAACTATGACCACACGCGCAACCAACTGCAAAAGCAAAGCAACCTGGACACATGGCGCTTTTCCTACGGAATCAACGTGAACCTGACGGCTCCGTGGGGAACCAGCCTGTCGACCGACTTGCACGAGAACAGTCGTCGTGGCTACAACGACCAGGCCATGAACACCAATGAGCTGGTGTGGAACGTGCAGTTGTCGCAGAGTCTGCTCAAACAGCGCAACCTCACGCTGTCGTTGCAGTTCTACGATATCCTGAACAACCAGAGCAATTTCAGCAGATTCATTGATGCCATGCAGCGCAGCGACACCGAATACAACAGCATCAACAGCTATGCCATGCTGCACGTAATTTATCGACTGAACATCTTTGGCGGCCGCCAAGCACGTCAAGGCATGCGCGAAAGAGGAGGTTCCTTTGGTAGTCGTCAACGGTTTGGCGGCCGGAGCAATCGGGGCGGTCATGGCGGCAGACACTGGTAACCATTAGCGTTGCCACTCAAGATCATGGGAGGTAACGGGAGTTAATGGGGAGTAAATAGAAGTTAACGGACAATAGCGTTGCAAACAAGATTATGGGAGGTAACGGGAGTTAATGGGGAGTAAATAGAAGTTAACGGACAATAGCGTTGCCAAAGAAGTGATTCATTTGCAAAGCTATTGTCCGTTAACTCCCCCTAACTTCAAGTTAATCCTGTTAACTCCCCCTAACTTCAAGTTAATCCTGTTAACTCCCCATAACTCCAAGTTATTCCTGTTAACTCCCCCTAACTACAAGTTACTCCTGTTAACTCCCACTAATTCTATTCTCTCCCAAGAATTCCCCAACAACCTGCTCAATCACTTGCGGGAAATGCTTCATCTCCAGCTGGTGCTCTTTTTCTGCAATGTCGTCGACAGTGTCGGATGGGAGAAGTGGGGTGCGGAACTGAGCAATGATTTCTCCACCATCGCATACCGAACTAACCCAATGAACGGTGAAACCTGTCTCGGTTTCGCCCGCGGCCTTCACCGCTTCGTGCACATGGTGTCCGTACATACCCTTGCCGCCAAACTTAGGCAGCAAAGCAGGATGCAGGTTAATCATGCGCCGGTGGTAAGTCTGGATGAGATAGTCGGGAATCATCAGCAAGAACCCAGCCAACACGATGAAATCGATGTGATGTTCATCGAGTAGCTTCAACACCTCATCGGCCTTGCCGAACTCGGCCTTGGGTACGACAACGGTAGGAACGTTCAGTCTTTCGGCTCGCACCAAGGCGTAGGCATCTGACTTGTTGCTCAACACCAGTGCGACATGCACCAGCGGTGAATCTTGAAAATAGCGAATGATGTTCTCGCAATTGGTTCCGCTGCCGGAAACAAAGATGGCAACGTTACAGGGTTGCCGTTTGGATGCTGTGGTGGTGGTTGGTTTGGTCATAGTGATTATTGGGATTATTAGGCCAATTGGGCTTATTGGCCTTATTAGGCCTATTAGCCTTATTGTTGGTTGTCATCATCTTCTTCATCCCACTCATCCTCTTCATCCCATCCAAAGAGAGCCGGACGGACGAAGGCATCCATGCTGCGACGGTCTTTCTTCGTGGGGCGACCGGTTCCACGGGCACGGTCTACAAATCCACTGATGCGGCTCATCTCCAACAGTTCGTACTGCTTGGCATCGGTGACATTCTCGTATATCTGTGGAATGAACTTAGCCCCCACCCGCTGTTCGATGGTCTTAATCACCTTGAACGAATAGGTGATGGGCGGTTTCTTGACATCAATCGTTTCGCCGGGCTTGATGACATGACTTGGCTTCACGTTCACCCCATTGACGCTCACACGATTGTTCTTGCAAGCATCAGCAGCCAGTGTGCGGGTCTTGAAGATGCGAGCCGCCCAGAGCCACTTGTCAATGCGCGCCGATCCGGTGTCCTTGACACGAAGGTTGGTAGTGGTGGAGGTGGTTTCTGTCATAGTAATTATTGGCCTTATTAGGCTAATTGGGCTTATTAGGCTTATTAGGCTTATTGGCCCTATTGGGCTAATTGGCCTAATTGGCTACTTGCCCCCTTTCTTTTTCCCCTGTTGGTTAAACTGGTTCATGGTGATGTCGATGCCAGCCAGGACAAAGCTCTTGATGATTTCCACCGCCGTGTCGATGGCAGGCTGAAGAACCTGCATGTCAGCCTCATCATAGTGACCAAGCACCCAGTCTACCTGTCCGCCACGTGGATACTCGTTGCCTATGCCCATGCGCAAACGGGGATAGTTCTGGCCGATGAGCTGCTGAATGTGTCCCAATCCGTTGTGGCCGCCATTGCTGCCACTACCTTTGAGGCGGAACTCGCCTAAGGGCAAGGCCACATCATCAGAAACCACGAGCAATCGCCGCTGATCAATGTTTTCCTTGTTGAGCCAATAACGCACGGCGTTACCGCTGAGGTTCATAAACGTGGTGGGCTTGAGCAAGATGATTTTACGACCCTTCAGACTGGTTTCGGCCACGAAGCCATAACGCTTATCCTCAAAAACGATATTGGACGCCTTGGCAAAAGCGTCCAATACCATAAATCCAGTGTTGTGGCGGGTTCCCGCGTATTCAGCACCCGGGTTTCCCAGTCCACAAATCAAGTATTTGTCCATTGATTAAATAATCGTCAATATCACGGGCTGACTAAGCCTCTGCTGGTGCAGCTTCGCCTTCGCCTTCGCCTTCAGCGGCTGCCTCGCCCTCTTCAGCTGTTTCAGTGTCGGTAGACATGGTAGCGGCACGTGTCATCTTGATAGAGCATACCACGACATCCTTCGATGTAGCCATTTCCAGTCCTTCAAAATTCAGCTGACCCACCTTGATG
Encoded proteins:
- a CDS encoding phosphoribosylglycinamide formyltransferase; translated protein: MTKPTTTTASKRQPCNVAIFVSGSGTNCENIIRYFQDSPLVHVALVLSNKSDAYALVRAERLNVPTVVVPKAEFGKADEVLKLLDEHHIDFIVLAGFLLMIPDYLIQTYHRRMINLHPALLPKFGGKGMYGHHVHEAVKAAGETETGFTVHWVSSVCDGGEIIAQFRTPLLPSDTVDDIAEKEHQLEMKHFPQVIEQVVGEFLGENRISGS
- a CDS encoding RNA-binding S4 domain-containing protein, with translation MTETTSTTTNLRVKDTGSARIDKWLWAARIFKTRTLAADACKNNRVSVNGVNVKPSHVIKPGETIDVKKPPITYSFKVIKTIEQRVGAKFIPQIYENVTDAKQYELLEMSRISGFVDRARGTGRPTKKDRRSMDAFVRPALFGWDEEDEWDEEDDDNQQ
- the pth gene encoding aminoacyl-tRNA hydrolase; the encoded protein is MDKYLICGLGNPGAEYAGTRHNTGFMVLDAFAKASNIVFEDKRYGFVAETSLKGRKIILLKPTTFMNLSGNAVRYWLNKENIDQRRLLVVSDDVALPLGEFRLKGSGSNGGHNGLGHIQQLIGQNYPRLRMGIGNEYPRGGQVDWVLGHYDEADMQVLQPAIDTAVEIIKSFVLAGIDITMNQFNQQGKKKGGK
- a CDS encoding TonB-dependent receptor, which encodes MKKVNETKQMKRILLTMLALMMISMAAWTQERQITGTLVDKETNEPMTHATVQLLKTDSTFVTGAVSDKHGAYTLKAPANGRYLLKLSSIGYITSFQNIHITKNESVKVGQTAMRPDAVMLKEAQVTGQAMKVVVKKDTFIYNAAAYRTPEGSVAEELVRRIPGAQVDDDGKITINGKEVKKIKVDGKEFMVGDTKTAMKNLPTNAIEKIRAYDEKSDLTRVTGIDDGNEETVLDFGLKRGMNKGMISNVDLAVGTKDRYAERLMTAYFKDGLRIMTFGNANNTNDMGFGRRGGFRRGRNGLNANKMVGLNLNYEKKDTLKIDGSVRWNHSDSDIGTKRSTENFVSRVGSFSNSVNQQYGRNNRWNANMRVEWTPDTLTNIMFRPSLSYSTNDGRSWNQSASYNEDPFLHATDPLAAESLAQMAADSVVVNRRDHNGISYGENKRFGGMLQLNRRLGNKGRNVTLRADANYNESENNNLTMSNVHLYKVKNALGNDSTYQTNRYNLTPSKNWNYSVQATYSEPLWKATFLQLSYKFNYSYSKSDRSTYDFSNLGEDFFAGLSPVYRNWNSYLSRLEHPYETYLDEELSRFSQYQNYTHEVNLGFRMIRTKYDFNVGLMVQPQKSKFIQRYQGVDADTTRTVTNMTPTLDFRYRFSDVSNLRINYRGYTSQPGIAELLDIYDDSDPLNISRGNPGLKPSFTNSFRLFYNNYIKSHQQGIMGFLHYGNTRNSISQKVTYDEKTGGRTTRPENINGNWNVNGGLMYNCSIDTAGVWNINTWTSLGYNNRVGYISLNRNADSQKNTTRSLSVNERLGMSFRNEWLEVELNGSVNYDHTRNQLQKQSNLDTWRFSYGINVNLTAPWGTSLSTDLHENSRRGYNDQAMNTNELVWNVQLSQSLLKQRNLTLSLQFYDILNNQSNFSRFIDAMQRSDTEYNSINSYAMLHVIYRLNIFGGRQARQGMRERGGSFGSRQRFGGRSNRGGHGGRHW